A DNA window from Xanthomonas campestris pv. campestris str. ATCC 33913 contains the following coding sequences:
- a CDS encoding LemA family protein, with amino-acid sequence MPVLIRALVLLVLTASLSGCGYNAIQQKEEGVKAGWSEVLNQYQRRADLIPNLVRTVQGYAQQERQVLTEVTNARARVGQIQVNADDEASLKRFQQAQGELGSALSRLLVVSENYPQLKSDQSFRDLQVQLEGTENRITVARGRYIQTVQDYNTYIRSFPQVITAKIFGYQPKPNFSVENEAQISRAPEVNFGTQPAPQQQPQPAQ; translated from the coding sequence ATGCCCGTCCTGATTCGCGCCCTGGTGCTGCTGGTCCTCACCGCCTCGCTGTCCGGCTGCGGCTACAACGCGATCCAGCAGAAGGAAGAAGGCGTCAAAGCGGGGTGGTCGGAGGTGCTCAACCAGTACCAGCGCCGCGCCGATCTGATTCCCAACCTGGTGCGTACCGTGCAGGGCTATGCCCAGCAGGAGCGCCAGGTGCTGACCGAAGTGACCAACGCGCGTGCCCGGGTGGGCCAGATCCAGGTCAATGCCGATGACGAAGCCTCGCTCAAGCGGTTCCAGCAGGCGCAGGGCGAACTGGGCAGTGCGCTGTCGCGCTTGCTGGTGGTCAGCGAAAACTACCCGCAGCTCAAGTCCGACCAATCGTTCCGTGATCTGCAGGTGCAGCTGGAAGGCACCGAAAACCGCATCACCGTGGCGCGCGGCCGCTACATCCAGACCGTGCAGGACTACAACACCTACATCCGCTCGTTCCCGCAGGTGATCACCGCCAAGATCTTCGGTTACCAGCCCAAGCCGAATTTCAGCGTGGAAAACGAGGCGCAGATTTCGCGCGCGCCGGAGGTGAATTTCGGCACGCAGCCGGCACCGCAGCAGCAACCGCAGCCTGCGCAGTAA
- a CDS encoding TPM domain-containing protein has protein sequence MPQRRYALWMLWLFCALLPATVVAQDLAAIPPLRSPVVDTTGTLDATQLQQLEQQALALQQRKGAQLQILIVPTTQPEAIEQYTQRVFDQWKIGRKGVDDGVLLLVAKDDRRVRIQPGYGLEGAIPDIVANRIIQEYLAPRFREGDYGGGIRDATATLAGLIEGEALPAPVSGHASDLSDSDSGSWVMALFIGVFVALIARVFLRALPRPVRGVLSGAAAGAAALLLTSLVFASIGAAVAGLVVGLASGSGGRSIGGGGWGGGFGGFGGGGRGGGFGGGGFGGGWGGGGGSSGGGGASGSW, from the coding sequence ATGCCCCAGCGTCGATATGCCCTGTGGATGCTGTGGCTGTTCTGCGCACTGCTGCCGGCCACGGTGGTCGCGCAGGATCTGGCCGCCATCCCGCCGTTGCGCTCGCCGGTGGTGGATACCACCGGCACGCTGGATGCCACCCAACTCCAGCAGCTGGAACAACAGGCGCTGGCCCTGCAGCAACGCAAGGGCGCGCAGTTGCAGATCCTGATCGTACCGACCACCCAGCCGGAGGCGATCGAGCAATACACCCAGCGCGTGTTCGACCAATGGAAGATTGGCCGCAAGGGCGTGGACGATGGCGTGCTGCTGCTGGTGGCCAAGGACGACCGCCGGGTGAGGATTCAACCGGGCTATGGCCTGGAAGGGGCGATTCCCGACATCGTGGCCAACCGCATCATCCAGGAGTACCTGGCGCCGCGGTTCCGCGAGGGCGATTACGGCGGCGGCATCCGTGACGCCACCGCCACGCTGGCCGGGCTGATCGAAGGCGAGGCCTTGCCCGCGCCGGTGAGCGGGCATGCGTCGGATCTGAGCGATAGCGACAGCGGTAGTTGGGTCATGGCGCTGTTCATCGGCGTGTTCGTCGCGCTGATCGCGCGGGTGTTCCTGCGGGCATTGCCGCGGCCGGTGCGCGGAGTGCTAAGCGGTGCAGCGGCCGGCGCGGCCGCGTTGCTGCTGACCTCACTGGTGTTTGCCAGCATCGGCGCGGCGGTTGCCGGATTGGTCGTTGGCCTGGCGTCCGGTTCCGGCGGCCGCTCCATCGGTGGTGGCGGTTGGGGCGGCGGATTTGGTGGTTTCGGTGGCGGCGGGCGCGGCGGTGGCTTTGGCGGCGGCGGGTTCGGTGGCGGCTGGGGCGGGGGTGGTGGGTCGTCGGGAGGCGGTGGCGCCTCGGGGAGCTGGTGA
- a CDS encoding TPM domain-containing protein, whose product MRWIRHMFAPSAHRSFPPRSMDSIAAAIAASEQLHTGQVMVAVEADLSAAALWRGHGARQRAEQAFAQLRTWDTEANNGVLIYLLLADHAIEVVADRGLRALVPDAAWAEVCRRMQQFLRDGQHEAAVLAGVEAVTELLCAHFPAAAQAQHEDELPNRPHILG is encoded by the coding sequence ATGCGCTGGATCAGACACATGTTTGCGCCCTCGGCGCACCGCAGCTTTCCGCCGCGCAGCATGGACAGCATCGCCGCGGCGATCGCGGCCAGCGAGCAGTTGCACACCGGTCAGGTGATGGTGGCGGTGGAGGCGGATCTGTCGGCGGCGGCGCTCTGGCGCGGTCACGGCGCTCGCCAACGTGCCGAGCAGGCGTTCGCACAGCTGCGCACCTGGGATACCGAAGCCAACAACGGTGTGCTGATCTATCTGCTATTAGCGGACCATGCCATTGAAGTGGTGGCCGACCGTGGGCTGCGTGCGTTGGTGCCGGACGCGGCCTGGGCCGAGGTCTGCCGACGCATGCAGCAGTTCCTGCGCGATGGTCAGCACGAGGCCGCCGTGCTGGCCGGGGTGGAGGCGGTGACCGAACTGCTGTGCGCGCATTTTCCGGCCGCTGCCCAGGCCCAGCATGAAGACGAGCTGCCCAATCGGCCGCACATCCTCGGCTGA
- the lgt gene encoding prolipoprotein diacylglyceryl transferase, protein MIYLHAIDPIAFSLGPVQVHWYGLMYLAAFFSAWALGRSRILRGRLPGVDMDGFSDLLFYGMLGVVLGGRIGYMLFYAFDTFLANPLILFKVWEGGMSFHGGLLGVLIACGLWTRRHRLHFFDVMDFVAPLVPLGLGFGRLGNFVGGELWGKFTQAGWGVIFPHAPELADWPPAQLQAQYAAGALDRFARHPSQLYEAALEGVVMFVVLWTFSMKPRARYAVSGLFALLYGVFRFIVEFVRVPDAPLGYLAFNWLTMGQILSLPLIGVGLVLLALSRRAPVLQPVVPAAAGVEAAK, encoded by the coding sequence ATGATCTATCTGCACGCCATCGACCCCATCGCCTTCTCGCTTGGCCCGGTGCAGGTGCACTGGTACGGGTTGATGTACTTGGCCGCGTTCTTTTCCGCCTGGGCCCTGGGCCGCTCGCGCATCCTGCGCGGTCGCCTGCCCGGCGTGGACATGGACGGATTTTCCGACCTGTTGTTCTACGGCATGCTCGGCGTGGTGCTCGGCGGGCGCATCGGCTACATGTTGTTCTATGCCTTCGACACCTTCCTGGCCAACCCGCTGATCCTGTTCAAGGTGTGGGAAGGCGGCATGAGCTTCCACGGCGGGCTGCTGGGCGTGTTGATCGCCTGCGGCCTGTGGACGCGCCGGCACCGCCTGCATTTCTTCGATGTCATGGATTTTGTCGCGCCCCTGGTGCCGTTGGGCCTGGGCTTCGGGAGGCTGGGCAATTTTGTCGGCGGCGAGTTGTGGGGCAAGTTCACCCAGGCCGGCTGGGGCGTGATCTTCCCGCATGCGCCGGAGCTGGCTGACTGGCCGCCCGCGCAACTCCAGGCCCAGTACGCGGCCGGCGCGCTGGACCGCTTCGCCCGGCATCCGTCGCAGCTGTATGAAGCCGCGCTCGAAGGCGTGGTGATGTTCGTGGTGTTGTGGACCTTCTCGATGAAGCCGCGCGCCCGCTATGCGGTGTCGGGACTGTTCGCGCTGCTGTATGGCGTGTTCCGCTTCATCGTGGAGTTCGTCCGCGTCCCGGATGCACCGCTGGGCTACCTGGCCTTCAACTGGCTGACGATGGGGCAGATCCTGAGCCTGCCGTTGATCGGCGTGGGCCTGGTGCTGCTGGCGCTGTCGCGCCGCGCGCCGGTCCTGCAGCCGGTGGTGCCGGCTGCAGCAGGTGTGGAGGCGGCCAAGTGA
- a CDS encoding thymidylate synthase encodes MKPYLELLQHVLEYGAEKSDRTGTGTRSVFGWQMRFDLNAGFPLVTTKKLHLRSIIHELLWFLQGDTNIAYLKDNQVRIWDEWADANGDLGPVYGKQWRRWTGPDGVEIDQMQWLVDEIKRNPDSRRLVISAWNVGELPQMALMPCHSLFQFYVVDGKLSCQLYQRSGDIFLGVPFNIASYALLTHMVAQATGLGVGDFVHTLGDAHLYSNHFEQAREQLTRTPRPLPTLRLNPDVTDLFAFRFEDIAIDGYDPHPAIKAPVAV; translated from the coding sequence GTGAAGCCGTACCTGGAGTTGCTGCAGCACGTGCTCGAGTACGGCGCCGAGAAGTCCGATCGCACCGGCACCGGCACGCGCAGCGTGTTCGGCTGGCAGATGCGCTTCGACCTCAATGCCGGGTTTCCGCTGGTCACCACCAAGAAGCTGCACCTGCGCTCGATCATCCATGAGCTGCTGTGGTTCCTGCAGGGCGATACCAACATCGCGTACCTGAAAGACAACCAGGTCCGCATCTGGGACGAGTGGGCCGATGCCAACGGCGACCTCGGCCCGGTCTACGGCAAGCAGTGGCGACGCTGGACCGGTCCGGACGGCGTCGAGATCGATCAGATGCAGTGGCTGGTGGACGAGATCAAGCGCAACCCGGACTCGCGCCGGCTGGTGATCAGTGCCTGGAATGTCGGCGAGTTGCCGCAAATGGCCTTGATGCCCTGCCATAGCCTGTTCCAGTTCTACGTGGTGGACGGCAAGCTCAGCTGCCAGCTCTACCAGCGCAGCGGCGACATCTTCCTGGGGGTGCCGTTCAACATCGCCAGCTATGCGTTGCTGACCCACATGGTGGCGCAGGCCACCGGCCTGGGCGTGGGCGACTTCGTACACACACTGGGCGATGCGCACCTGTATTCAAACCATTTCGAACAAGCCCGCGAGCAGCTCACGCGCACGCCGCGTCCGCTGCCAACCTTGCGCCTGAACCCGGATGTCACCGACCTGTTCGCGTTCCGTTTCGAGGACATCGCGATCGACGGCTACGACCCGCATCCGGCGATCAAGGCGCCGGTGGCGGTGTGA
- a CDS encoding dihydrofolate reductase: protein MKLSLIVAFDRNHAIGRDNDLPWKLPDDLKRFKALTLGKPILMGRKTAQSLGRALPGRLNLVLTRSGQVPFEGMHAVVSVDEAIERAAQEGAQELCVIGGGEVYRLTMERADLLAVTEVDTAVEGADTHFPPIDPAVWVPAERSAHAADARHAFAFSFVDYQRR from the coding sequence ATGAAACTCTCGCTCATCGTCGCCTTCGACCGCAACCACGCCATCGGCCGCGACAACGATCTGCCGTGGAAGCTGCCCGATGACCTGAAGCGCTTCAAGGCGCTGACACTGGGTAAGCCGATCCTGATGGGGCGCAAGACCGCGCAGTCACTGGGCCGTGCGCTGCCAGGGCGCCTGAATCTGGTGCTGACGCGCTCGGGGCAGGTGCCTTTCGAGGGCATGCATGCAGTGGTTTCGGTAGACGAGGCGATCGAACGCGCGGCGCAGGAAGGTGCGCAGGAGCTGTGCGTGATCGGGGGAGGCGAGGTGTACCGCCTGACCATGGAGCGCGCCGATCTGCTGGCGGTTACCGAAGTGGACACGGCCGTCGAGGGCGCCGATACGCACTTCCCTCCGATCGACCCGGCGGTGTGGGTGCCCGCAGAGCGCAGCGCGCATGCGGCAGACGCGCGGCACGCCTTCGCTTTCAGTTTCGTGGATTACCAGCGCCGCTGA